In Spirosoma sp. KUDC1026, the sequence GAACCAACGGCGGACGGCTGAACCCGTCGCTGAATTTGGTGCAGTCGTTCGAGAAGCTCGACAATACGTTTGCCCCGCTGCCAATTGCGGATGCGGCAGGAAGCCCGATCTACTACAGCAACCCCGCTGAGTTGTTCGCCGGTCGCGATGCCCGTCTGGCTGGTACGGTGCTGTATCCGGGCTCGTCTTTCAAGGGAAAGCCGGTCGATATCTGGGCGGGTTACCGTTTGGGGAACGGCTCGGTCGTGACGGCTGATAAACCCGGCGGTCAGAAAACGCTGCCGGGCGGGACTACGCCCGTAGCCGTGGTTGGACTGGATGGTCCCGTCGATGGGCTGGAGTTTACGGCGCAGTCGGGTTTCTACGTCCGCAAATACATGGACCCGGCGGTTGGCTCGGCGCAGATCGGTACGCAAAGCGAAGTATGGTGGGTTCGGTACCGCTACGCTGAAGTACTGCTCAACGCAGCCGAAGCCGCTTTTGAACTAGGTCAGAAAAGCGTAGCGGCTGACTTCATGAATCAGGTTCGCGCCCGCGCCGGTCTTACCAAACCGCTCACCGCCAACGATATTACGTTCGATCGGATTGTGCACGAGCGTAAGGTGGAACTAGCTTTTGAAGGCCACGAATTGTGGGATTATAAACGCTGGCGGCTGGCACACGTTGTCTGGAATGGTGTGAGCGCTGATCTGACCAAAAATCCGGGGAAAGCCGACGAGCCCAGCACCCGTGTCTTTGGGTTATGGCCCTACAAAGTGTATAATCCCGGACAACCGAACGACGGTAAATGGGTATTCCAGCAGGTGCTGCCCAGCCGCGTCACCAACGCCCACCGCTTCCGGCTTGGCAACTACTACTCGTTCATCAGCGACGAGATCCGTACGAATAACCCGCAAATCGTTCGAAATCCAAACCAATGATAATGAGTGAATGAGCGAAAGAGTGAATAGTTGCTGACGCAACCCGCCCCTCTTCATCCGCTCTTTCGCTCTTTCATCGCACCGGCGACCCGGTCTTTAGCTCTTTATAAGCCATGAAACTCCTATCTATTTTATTCCTCAGTTTCGCCAGCTTCTCTCTTTTCTCCTGCGCGTACGACAACTATCCTGAGCCGGAATCAAGGTTACAGGGACGGCTCGTTTACCAGGGCGAACCGATCAACGTTGAGTATAATAACGTAACGTTCGAGCTGTGGGAGCCAGGCTGGCAGAAGCGGATTCCCATTACGGTAACCGTTGGGCAGGATGGTTCGTACTCCGCTCAGCTTTTCAACGCTACCTACAAGCTGGTTATTCCGTCGGCGCAGGGACCATTCCGGAGGATGCGCAGGGATAACTCGGATACTACGACGGTTAACCTGACGGGTAACCAGACGCTGGATATCGACGTAATGCCCTATTACATGGTACGTACACCCGCCTTTTCTGTGTCGAGTGGCAAAGTCTCGGCAACCTGCAAACTTGAGCAGATTATTACCGGTACCGACGCCCGCGCCATCGAACGCGTGTCGCTGTACGTAAGTAAGACCCAGTTTGTTGACAGTCGCACCAGCCTGAGCTCGTCCGATCTGACGGGTACGTCGATCAAAGATCTGAACGCCGTAGCGCTTAGTGCCAATTTTCCGACCATTTCGGGGCAGAGCTATGCCTACGCCCGGATCGGAGTGAAAATTGTGGGGGTGGAAGACCTTATTTTCTCGCCCGTACAAAAAGTTCAGCCCTAAATATTCCCCTGTACTGAGTTATAGAGCCCGACTTACTGCTTTCTATACTGTAGTTGCTCTTTACCTTACAAAACAACCTGTTCATGTTTAACCAATCGTTTCTACGCACCGCAGCCCTGGCCACCGCTTTGCTGGTTGTTGCTACGGTGCAGGCTCAGACATTACGTCCACCGGCTTACCCGCTCGTTACGCACGATCCCTATTTCAGTGTCTGGAGTACGACCGACAAGCTAACGGATTCGCCCACCCGTCACTGGACCGGTAAACCGCAGTCGATGGAAGGCGTTGTCCGGGTCGATGGAAAGGCGTACCAATTTATGGGAGCCGTACCACCTACGTATAATACGTTACTGCCTACCGGCGAGCTGAAAGCCTACACTGCTAAATACACCTTCTCTAAACCGAATCCGGGCTGGGAAAAACCGGATTACGACGATCAGGACTGGAAAACAGGTCCCGGTCCCTTTGGCGACAATGCCGAATCGCGCACGAAATGGCTCAGCAGCAAGACTGATCCGAACGGTATTCACATCCGGCGTGAGTTTACCTACGACGGCAAGATCGATCCGGCAAGTCTGCTGCTGTCGATGAGCTATGACGACGACGTTGAGGTCTATCTGAATGGAACGCTGATCATCACGAAGAACTGCTGCGCGGGTGAGTATGTGTATTACCCGCTCTCGGCCGAAGGGCAGAAAGCCTTGCGCAAAGGAAAAAATGTGCTGGCGGCTCACTGCGTCAGCCCGGTAGGGGGTTCGTTCATTGATGTTGGCCTGGTAAGTCCGGCCGCCGGTCCGACCATGACCAAAGCCGAACAAACCGACGTAAAGGTTGCCGCTACCCAAACCGATTACACGTTTACGGCGGGACCGGTCGATCTGCAGGTGAATTTCCTGTCGCCCCTGCTGCTGGATGAACTGGAAATAGCCGCCCGGCCTGTTAGCTACGTCACGTTCGAAGCAAAATCCCGCGATGGCAAACCGCACGCCGTTCAGGTGTACTTTTCCGAGTCGGCGACAATGGCAACCAACACGCCCGTTCAGGACGTAGTGACCAAAGCCGGCCAGGGATCGGGCCTGACCTACGGATCGGTAGGTACCAAGGCGCAGCCGTTGCTGGGCAAGAAAGGCGATAACATCCGGATCGACTGGGGGTATGCCTATCTGGCAGTTCCGCAAGGATCAGGCAGCCAGATCGTAACTGGTGTGCCCGCAACGCTGAAGCAGTCGTTTGTTACAAAAGGGACGTTGCCGGCTGCAAAGCTTAATGCCGGTCAGGCGAATAGCGTAGCGCTGGCTACGGTGCTGAATCTGGGCAACGTTACGAAAGAGGGTGCGTCGAAACACCTGCTGCTGGGGTACGACGATCTCTACTCGGTGCAGTATTTTGGCGAGAATCTGCGGGGCTGGTGGCACCGCGATCCCAACATGACGATGGAGAAGACGCTGCAACTGGCCGAAACCGACTACACCCGCCTTCGCCGGAAAAGCACCGACTTTGACAAACAGCTGTATGACGATGCGCGCAAAGCTGGCGGAAAAGAGTATGCTGATCTGTGTCAGCTGGCGTACCGGCAGGCCATCTCGGCTCACAAAATTGTGGCTGGTCCGAAAGGCGAGGTATTTTTTCTCTCCAAAGAGAACTTCTCGAATGGCTCCATCGGCACGGTGGACGTAACGTACCCATCGGCTCCGCTATTTCTGCTGTACAACAACGAGCTGGCGAAGGGCTTACTGCGCTTCATCTTCGACTATAGCGAGTCAGGCCGGTGGAAAAAAGATTTCCCGGCGCACGACATTGGTACGTATCCACTGGCAAACGGTCAGACTTATGGCGAAGATATGCCTGTCGAGGAAGCCGGTAACATGATCATCCTGACGGCCGCTGCGGTCAAGATGGACGGTAACCCCAACTTCGCGCGGGAGCACTGGCCAACGCTGACCAAGTGGGTAGGTTTCCTGAAACGGGATGGTTTTGATCCGGGCAACCAGCTCTGTACAGATGATTTTGCCGGTCACCTGGCGCGGAATGCCAACTTATCGGCTAAAGCGATCATGGGCATTGCCTGCTACGGGCAGATGGCGCAGGCGCTGGGCGACCAGAAAACTGCTGACGAATACCTGACACTGGCCCGCGAATTAGCTAAGAAATGGATGCAGATGGACGTTGAAGGCGACCATTATGCCCTGACATTCGACAAAACGCCCGGCAGCTGGAGCCAGAAGTACAACATCGTCTGGGATCAATTGCTTGATCTGAATGTGTTCCCGAAGGAGGTAGCCGATAAAGAAATCGATTTCTACCTGAAGCACCAGCAGCCCTACGGCCTGCCGCTCGACAGCCGGAAGACGTACACCAAATCGGACTGGATAATCTGGACGGCAACGATGGCCGATTCAGATAAGGACTTCAAGGCGTTCATCGATCCGATCTGGAAATACGCCAACGAAACGCCAACGCGCGTACCACTTTCCGACTGGCACGAAACAACCGACGCTAAACAGGTTGGCTTCCAGGCCCGGTCGGTTGTCGGTGGTTACTTTATCAAGATGCTGGATGAGCAGTTGAAAAAGAAAGCCAAAAAATAGCAGGGTAAGCATAATCCACAGAAGCCAGACGCAATCTGCGTCTGGCTTCTGGGTTTTGACTCGGGTGAGAGTGGCTAAATCAGGCTCATGAAGCGTGGGAATTGCTCTTTCCAGACTGGCCAGTCATGATCGCCCCAGGGCATACGATCAAGCGTGTGGTGAATGCCCTTGTTCCGGAGAATCGTTGAGATATTCAGCGTGGAAGGCTTACAGAAATCGTACTCCGACGAACCCAGGACGATATTCATGTGATAGAACTCGGGATTGTTGGCGTTGGGTATGAAATCGGGTGGGTTGTTGAAATAGACGTTTTCGTCGTAGTAACCGCTCAGAAAAGACCGGATGTCGAAGGCCGCGCCAATAGTGAAGAGGTTACCAACCTGTTCGGGGTGCCGAAACGCAAAATTCAGGGCGTGGTAGCCGCCAAAGGAGACGCCCGCAACGCCAATTTTCCGTTCGTTGCATTCGCGCTGAATACCGGGCACCAGTTCTGTGTGCAGGAAGCGGTCATACAGGACGTGGTTCCAGATACGGGTGCCGGGATGGAGGTGTTTGGCGTACCAGCTGTCGCGGTCGATGCTGTCGATGCAGTAGAGTTTAATTTTACCTGTTTCAACAAACCACCGGACTGTTTCGATAAAGCCAAAATCCTTATATTCATAATACCGGCCCATGGAGGTCGGAAACATAAGAACGGGGTATCCCCAATGGCCGTAAACCAGCATGTCGATGTCGCGGCCCAGGTGGTGCGAGTACCATTTACGATGAGTTTCCTGCACGATGATAGGCGTTTAAAAGGGATAAAACTTGGCTGAAAAATAGAGTAAATCGAATGCAACGACAAAACGGACAACACGGATGCGCCGAAAAAAGCCTATTTTGCAGTTTGTAATCTGTTTACTGTTGACATTTTTCCTGTTTATGGCTGACTCGATACCGGCCTCTCCCCGCAGCAAGTCAATGACTGTTACCAGGCTGCGTGATGATTCTTTGTTCTCCGTTCCGCTCCAGCGCACCGTACATCTGGACATTATTCTACCACCAAATTATCGATCTGATCGCCTGCCGCAGGACCGCTTGCCGCAGGAACGCTTGCCGCAAGAAGGCTTGCCCCAGGACCGCCTGCCGCAGGAACGCCTGCCGGTCCTTTATCTGAATGATGGGCAGGATCTGGAGCGGTTGCACCTGACCGACGTGCTGGATTCGTTGTACGAACAACAGGCCGTCCGTCCGTTTGTTCTGGTGGCCATTCACGCTGGCGACCGAATTCAGGAGTATGGTACGGCCGCCCAGGCAGATTATATGCATCGGGGGAGTAAAGCGGCTTTGTATACTGACTTTGTCCTGACAGAACTGTTGCCTTATGTGCAGAATCATTATCCGGTCAGTGACCGACCTGAAGAATCCGCCTTTGCGGGTTTCTCGTTGGGAGGCTTATCGGCGCTGGATCTGGTGTTTCATCATCCGGATCGGTTCAGCCGGGCGGGCGTATTCTCTGGCGCGCTATGGTGGCGGAGTAAGAGTACCGAGGCTGGCTATCGTGACGAAACCGACCGGATCATGCACGATCTGGTTCGGAAAGGCAATTACAGCAGGAACCTGAAATTCTGGTTTGAAGCCGGTACCGACGACGAAACCAGCGACCGGAACAACAACGGCATTATCGACGCCATCGACGACACAATCGACCTCATCGAGGAATTGACGAAGAAAGGCTATCAGTACGACCGTGCTGGTGGTCCAACCGACATCCGCTACGTAGAAGTGCAAGGTGGCAAACACGACCAGGAAACCTGGAGCAGGGTGATGCCTGACTTTCTGACGTGGGCGTTTGGAAAATAAAGAGCGAAAGAGCGGGCGCCAAAGCTGTGATAGATTGAAACGTGGAGCTATGAAGGGATTGTTGATCGTGAATATTTTGGTTCTGGGGCTGTGCCTGCGCGGTCAGGCGGCTGATGTTACGGTGCCGCAGAGTACGACGGGGCCGGGGGCGCGGAAGCTGGTCTGGGCGGATGAGTTCGACAAGCCGGGGCTGCCTGATACGACGAAATGGACGTATGAAACAGGAGGTAACGGCTGGGGGAACAATGAAAAACAGTTTTACACCAGTCGGCGTCCCGAGAACGCCCGTATCGAAAACGGTAAACTCATTATCGAAGCCCGCAAAGAAGCGTATCAGGGCAGCCAGTACACGTCGGCCCGGCTCCTGACCCGCGGGAAACAGACCTGGACCTACGGACGTGTCGAAGCCCGGGCCAAACTGCCTAAGGGCGTTGGCACCTGGCCCGCGATCTGGATGCTGGGTACTAATTTGTCGCGCGTGGGCTGGCCGAAGGGTGGTGAAATCGATATCATGGAGCACGTCGGCTACGATGAGGGCGTTGTCCACGGTACCATCCATTCCGAGGCATATAACCACGTCAAAAAAACGGAAAAAGGCGGCTCAATACCCGTTAGGGACGTAACGACGGATTTCCATACCTACGCCATCGACTGGACCGCCGATCAGATCGATTTTTACGTCGATGATCAAAAATACTACTCCGTCCGGAAAGCCACGCTGGGCAGTTCTGAAGCACAGTGGCCCTTCGACCAACCGTTCTATTTGCTGCTGAACATAGCGGTGGGTGGCAACTGGGGAGGACGGAAAGGTATCGACGAAACCATCTGGCCGCAGCGTATGGAAGTTGATTATGTGAGGGTATATCAATGAAAGGAGGAAAGGGAGGAAGGGAGGAGAGGGTGAACGATAAAGGTCTGATATGATCAGTTAATATTCTGTTAGTCAGATTGTTGAGGAAGTAGTTGCGCTTTTGCCGTTCCCTCAGCCAACCTGCCGTTTGCTCAGGGATTATTCGGGCATGAAAGGGCAATGGGTTAGTTTTCAGTCAATTATTTACGACTAACCCAAAACTTCCTGACTCATGCCTATTTCTCTTACCGCCACCAGCATTGATCCCAATGCGGGTGAATTTCCTGCTATGCTGGCTGACTTGCAGGGAAACATTCTGAAAGGTCACGGTCGTGACCACACCATCAATCTCTTCATAAAGTTCTCCGCTGGGCGTCAGGCGCTGGTCAAAGACTGGTTGTCGGCCTTTACGCGCGTGTTTGTTACGTCAGCGAAGAAACAGATGGAGCAGACCGATTTCTTCAAGACGAATAAGGTGTCGGCCGGAATGTTCGTCAATCTGTTTTTGACGGCCAGCGGCTATAAATATCTGGGCGTACCGGATGGCAAAACTCCCCAGGATCCATCTTTTCGTAATGGGATGAAAGCGTCAAAGACGCGCCTGTCTGATCCCGAAAGCAGCACCTGGGACGCTGGCTACGATGCCGATATTCATGCCTTGATTTTGATTGGCGATGACAGTCCGCAACTGGTGCGGGCACTGAAACGGGCTATTATTATCTCGCTCAAAAACCTGGCAATTCCGCTTCGGGAAGAACCCGGCAAAGGAATTCGGAATGAGGCCGGAAACGGCATTGAGCACAACGGCTACGCCGACGGTGTGAGTCAGCCGCTTTTCTTCAAAAAAGATATTGACGACGAAGCCAGCAGGATAGGCCATACCAACTGGCACCCTGAAGCGCCTTTAAACCTGGCGCTGGTACCTGATCCGGGAAAGGCCGGTGCATTCGGGAGTTATTTCGTCTTTCGAAAGCTGGAACAGGACGTAAAAGGCTTTAAAAAGCGGGAAGAGGAGCTTGCTGCGGCAATAGGTCTCACCGGCGACGATGCCGAACGGGCTGGTGCGCTGGTGGTCGGACGCTTTGAGGACGGCACACCCGTTACGTCATTCAAAGATGCTCTGGAAAATATAGCCAAGGATAAAGTGCCAAACGACTTCATGTACGCCGGTGATGATGGCGGAAAATGCCCGTTTCACGCTCATATCCGCAAAACGAATCCGCGTAGTGACGGAGCAGGGGTTGATTTTAATAAATCGAAGCGGCTGGTTCGACGGGGTATTCCTTTCGAGAAAGCGGCTCGGGTCCGATTGCCAAACGGCGATTTCGATCCGGCGCACTTCCCCACAAAAGGGGATGGATACGGTCTTCTGTTTATGTGCTTCGTCGCTAACCTGGGCGATCAGTTTGAAAAGGGGCAGTTTGAATTCATGCAGGCGCACTGGGCAAATGAACCAAATTTTGTGAATACGGGAACGGGAATCGATCCCGTCATTGGCCAGCACAAGACGACTGATGTCGTGCAGCCGCAGCAGTGGCCAACCACCTGGGGGCAGGCTGTGCCGACGAAGCCGTTTGTGTTCGCCGATTACGTACACATGAAAGGAGGGGCCTATTTCTTTGCCCCCAGCCTGTCAACGCTCATCAACTTGAAAGTAAGCAGCAACCCGCTCCTGCCCGAAACGCTGCAGATATTTATTTAGAAGGAGGAAAGGAGAAAATGGAGAAAGGAATAAGAATGATGCTATGCCGTGATTAACATTTTTCTTGTTCCTTTCTCCAAGTTCTACAACTTCACCAAAAACGCCATCGTATCGACTCCATCGGCGTAGTCTGAGAGGCCGGGGGACTGAGTTTGCCCAAAGGGAACACTACCCGGATACCAGCCCTGTCCGGAGCTGGACTTTGCCGATGCGACGACCTGAATCCGATCAGCACGCTCAGTCAGCCAGGCCGCGGCATCGTCCTGCGTGTTATACGTTTGGTAGTACAAGACTGAAATTGGCGACACCAGACCGTCGTTTTCAGTCAAAAGCAGATAGCCATTATCGTAATGCGGCACGGCGTTGATCAGATAAATCGACTTGTTATAGTCGTAGTTATTCTGGTATTTATGGTTGTTCAGATACGTACTGACATTCGGCTCCAGCGTACGTAACAGGGGCGTAAAGTCATAGTTCTCCGGTACCAGTATCGTTGATACGTTCCGGCAGCCCAGTCCGTAATAATCCGAAATAGCGTGGCCAAGATCAACAAAAACGCTTTCATCTTCCTCGCCCAGTAGAATCCCTACCGAAGTTCGGTTGCGCCGGATGATGTGGGGTTTTTTTTCGAAATAGTAATCGAAGTAGCGGGCCGTATTGTTGCTGCCGGTGGCGATGTAGGCATCGGCCTTATTCAGTCGTTCAGCTTCTTCAATCAGCGGATCGAAAGCAGGATTGATCTCTTTTAATTTTTGTATTAAAAAGTGGATTAGTACAAAATCCTGGTTACTCAGCTTAGCCAGCAGCTTGTGACCGCTCATTAAAACACAGAGCAGATCATGGAAACCAACGGCCGGAATATTGCCCGCCATAACAACCCCAATAACTTTCGGGTGGGCCGGTTCAGCAGGAGCGTAGGCCTGAATCCAGGCGCTGAGTTTATTGGCCGTCAGAAACTCATCGGCGATAGCCTGTAAGGCGCGTAAAACGTTATCTGGTGTAAACCAATTATTTTTATGATAAGCCCGGTGGGCAATTTCCTCCAGTTCTGGCCGGGTATCTGCCGAACGCAGATAGTCTCCCAGCGCAACGAACGTTTGCAGGCGTTCTGATTGCAGCATCTAAAAAGGGAACGTGATTTATGGTAGCAACCGACCGGAATAAATTTTAGTTTGCCCCCAACCTTTAAATAGTTATATTTGTTGTTCGTATCAAGGAGATAAAATTTTACAGTCTATAAATCTGTTCTGCTCATGGCAATCATGATCACCGACGAGTGCATCAACTGCGGTGCCTGCGAACCCGAATGCCCAAACACCGCTATTTACGAAGGGGGTGTCGAATGGACATGGAGTGGCGGTACCGAGCTCACCGAAGTCGACTTTGGTGATGGTACGGTTGTTGACGGCAAGTCACCCCAGGCGCCAGTTTCTGACGAGTTTTACTATATCGTTGCTGACAAGTGTACCGAATGTATGGGTTTCCACGAAGAACCGCAGTGCGCGGCCGTTTGTCCCGTTGACTGCTGCGTTCCCGATCCGGAACACGAAGAAGATGAAGACACCCTCTTAGCCAAGAAAGCGTGGCTGCATGCCGAAGCGTAACGTCGGTAAAAAATACTTAGTTGTAAAAAGCCTGCCCAGAACGTTCTGGGCAGGCTTTTTTTATTTAATGCCCTGAATCGTAAACTTATCTGAATAGGACAATATTACCATTTGTTTGATCCTGGTTCGTATCCTACGAAGGCAGGAGCAGTAAAGTTCAATAAATTTGTTGTAACGGAAATTATAATATGAATTATTTTGAATTAAATAGTAAAATTTAGATAAAAAGCCTATTAAACGGTATTTTGCCATATTTGTTTAAATTTGTGTATTGTGTGATAATGTTTCTGTGGTAAAATTTGTCGCGAAATGAAGTGCAACCTTATTTCGCAACTACCAAATTATACCTATGAGAAAATTATTTTTACTAGTTAGTTCTTTGTTTTTTGGTTATGAAACAGTAGCTCAGGACTCTACTGCTAGCACACCGGGTAAGTTCACCTTCTCCGGCTACATGGATACGTATTATTTCGGAAACTTTAACAACCCATCAAGTCAGTCTAATCTGGGGCTAAATGCCAACGGAGCTTCCAACGCCCGGGCCTTTGATCAGCGGTCTGGTCAGTTCGGAATTGGCTTGGTGCAGGCCAAGGCCATATATACGGCCGATAAAGTGGATGCCGTTTTTGACTTGGCATTCGGTCCTTTTGCCGATCTGGGAAACTACGGTAATAACGTAGCCCTGCTGGGAACCCCCGGCTCTACAGCGCTGGCGATCAAACAGGCATACATTACGTTCAAAGCAACGAATAAGCTGACGTTTACGGCGGGACAGTTCGGTACGCACATCGGTTATGAAGTGATTGATGCTCCAGTCAATTACAATTACTCCCTATCTAACCTGTTTAACAATGGTCCGTTCTATCACATTGGTCTGAAAGGCCAATATGCATTCAGCGACCGGGCTTACCTGATGCTGGGTCTGGTGAACAACGTCGATAACATTGTCGACAACAACAAAAAGAAAGGCGTAATCGGGCAGTTCTTCTTCTCGCCGGTGTTGGGCTGGAATGTCTACCTGAACGGGATTGTATCGAATGAAGCATCGCAGGATGTTACAGGAGTACCTGCCAACAACGCTAGTTACTCGCTGTTCGATCTGACGACGACCTATCAGATTACCGAAAAATTCTTCTTGGGGTTAAATGCCGCTACGGGCGCGCAGAAGGGCGATTACCAAAACGTTGGTGGCCCATCGACGACAAAAACCTGGGGGGGCGTTGCTGTGTACACGAACTACGCTTTTACGGACAAGTTCGGACTGGGCGCTCGTTACGAGGTATTTGACAACAAGAGTAACGTTCGGGGTCTGACGGATGCGGCCGGTAACGGAGCCAGCGTCAACTCGATCACGATTACGGGTAACATAACCATGGCCGATGCGCACGTATTGCTGAAGCCAGAACTACGTATCGACAGCTATTCGGCTAACAAATTCGAAAAAGGTGACGGTTCGCTGACGCCATCGCAGACGACCCTGGGCATGGCGGCCATCTTTAAGTTTTAATTTTCTCTTTTTTACAACCTAGTTTTTAATAATCAGTACAACAAAAAACCTCAATTATTATGCAAAAGCCTACGTACATTCCATTAGCCATACTACTGATTATCAGCGTGGCTGCTGTGTTGATGCCTGCCGTTCCGACGCAGATTGTGACGGAAGGAATTAACTCGGGTGATACCGCCTGGATGCTCGTTGCTACGGCGCTCGTGCTGCTGATGACACCAGGTCTGGCGTATTTCTATGGTGGTATGGTGAATAACAAAAACGTTATCTCGACCATGCTGCAAAGCTTCATTGCCATGGGCGTAATCAGCGTTCTCTGGGTAGTTGTTGGTTTCAGCCTGGCGTTCGGTACGTCGATTGGTGGTTTCATCGGCAACCCAATGGACCACTTCATGTTTAAAGGTGTGCTCGACGGCAAACCCTGGTCGCTGGCGGCTACCATTCCCCTGGTCGTTTTCGCTTTCTTCCAGTTAAAGTTTGCGGTGATCACTCCGGCGCTGGTAACTGGTTCGATGGCCGAACGGATCAATTTCCGCTCGTACGTTCTGTTTATGATCCTGTTCAGCCTGTTCGTGTATGCACCACTGGCACACATGACCTGGCACCCAGAGGGTATTCTGTTTAAGTTAGGTGTGCTTGATTTTGCGGGTGGTACAGTTGTTCACATGTCGGCGGGCTGGGCCGCGCTGGCGGGTGCGCTGTATCTGAAACGTCGCCGGTCGCACCTCGAATCGAGCTACTTCCCACCTGCCAACATCCCATTCGTTCTGCTGGGTACGGGTCTGCTGTGGTTCGGCTGGTTTGGTTTCAACGCTGGCTCTGCTGTTGGCGCTACGCCACTGGCTGCATCAGCGTTCGCTACTACAAATACGGCCGCTGCGGCAGCGGGTCTGG encodes:
- a CDS encoding porin; the protein is MRKLFLLVSSLFFGYETVAQDSTASTPGKFTFSGYMDTYYFGNFNNPSSQSNLGLNANGASNARAFDQRSGQFGIGLVQAKAIYTADKVDAVFDLAFGPFADLGNYGNNVALLGTPGSTALAIKQAYITFKATNKLTFTAGQFGTHIGYEVIDAPVNYNYSLSNLFNNGPFYHIGLKGQYAFSDRAYLMLGLVNNVDNIVDNNKKKGVIGQFFFSPVLGWNVYLNGIVSNEASQDVTGVPANNASYSLFDLTTTYQITEKFFLGLNAATGAQKGDYQNVGGPSTTKTWGGVAVYTNYAFTDKFGLGARYEVFDNKSNVRGLTDAAGNGASVNSITITGNITMADAHVLLKPELRIDSYSANKFEKGDGSLTPSQTTLGMAAIFKF
- a CDS encoding ammonium transporter → MQKPTYIPLAILLIISVAAVLMPAVPTQIVTEGINSGDTAWMLVATALVLLMTPGLAYFYGGMVNNKNVISTMLQSFIAMGVISVLWVVVGFSLAFGTSIGGFIGNPMDHFMFKGVLDGKPWSLAATIPLVVFAFFQLKFAVITPALVTGSMAERINFRSYVLFMILFSLFVYAPLAHMTWHPEGILFKLGVLDFAGGTVVHMSAGWAALAGALYLKRRRSHLESSYFPPANIPFVLLGTGLLWFGWFGFNAGSAVGATPLAASAFATTNTAAAAAGLAWVLFDAARGKKVSALGFCIGAVVGLVAITPAAGFVTVPTSIFVGTVAAMVSNFVAHLRSKSTLDDTLDVFPCHGVGGMVGMVMTGVFASHGVNSAVAEGGEGLAFGQTTLFINHMIALVGVSVFAFAMSFLMLKITDLILPLRVTEEDEQQGLDVSQHDEFLIEA